The Paeniglutamicibacter sulfureus genome includes a region encoding these proteins:
- the purH gene encoding bifunctional phosphoribosylaminoimidazolecarboxamide formyltransferase/IMP cyclohydrolase, with protein sequence MSQTVLDRVPIRRALISVYDKSGLEELAAGLHAAGVALVSTGSTAKRIAAAGIPVSEVEEVTGSPEMLDGRVKTLHPRVHGGILADRRVPEHMKTLEDMQIEAFDLVVVNLYPFVDTVRSGAAMDDVVEQIDIGGPAMVRSAAKNHAAVSIVVDPAAYGAVIAAAAAGGFDLKSRQRLAAKAFAHTAAYDTAVASWTAAQFLDEDGDGVIDWPAYSGLALERSEVLRYGENPHQQAALYVDKAAPAGIAQADQLHGKAMSYNNYVDADAALRAAFDFDAPAVAVIKHANPCGVAVASADAADPIADAHAKAHATDPLSAFGGVIAANRTVTAGMANTVKDIFTEVVIAPAFEPEAVEILSKKKNIRLLALPEGYGRYPAEIRQVSGGVLVQVSDKVDADGDDPANWTLAAGEAADEATLADLAFAWTAVRAAKSNAILLANNGAAVGIGMGQVNRVDSCKLAVERANTLGVTVESTVDAAGGASGAEGVSAQRAKGAVAASDAFFPFADGLQILLDAGVRAVVQPGGSVRDEEVIAAANAAGITMYFTGARHFFH encoded by the coding sequence GTGAGCCAGACCGTCCTTGATCGCGTCCCGATTCGCCGGGCACTGATTTCCGTCTACGACAAGAGCGGATTGGAGGAGCTGGCAGCGGGCCTGCATGCGGCAGGCGTCGCACTGGTTTCCACCGGCTCCACCGCCAAGCGCATTGCGGCCGCGGGGATCCCGGTCTCCGAGGTCGAGGAAGTCACCGGCTCGCCGGAGATGCTTGACGGCCGCGTCAAGACCCTGCACCCGCGCGTGCACGGCGGCATCCTGGCCGACCGCCGCGTCCCGGAGCACATGAAGACCCTCGAAGACATGCAGATCGAGGCCTTCGACTTGGTAGTGGTGAACCTCTACCCATTCGTCGACACCGTGCGCTCCGGCGCCGCCATGGACGACGTCGTGGAGCAGATCGACATTGGGGGCCCTGCCATGGTGCGCTCGGCGGCCAAGAACCACGCCGCCGTGTCCATCGTCGTGGACCCCGCCGCCTACGGCGCCGTCATTGCGGCGGCCGCGGCCGGCGGCTTCGATCTGAAGTCCCGCCAGCGCTTGGCCGCCAAGGCCTTTGCACACACCGCCGCCTATGACACCGCTGTCGCCTCGTGGACCGCGGCACAGTTCCTCGACGAGGACGGCGACGGAGTCATCGACTGGCCCGCGTACTCGGGCCTGGCCCTGGAACGCTCAGAGGTCCTGCGCTACGGCGAAAACCCGCACCAGCAGGCAGCCCTCTACGTGGACAAGGCTGCCCCGGCGGGCATCGCCCAGGCTGACCAGCTGCACGGCAAGGCCATGAGCTACAACAACTACGTCGACGCCGATGCAGCGCTGCGCGCCGCCTTCGACTTCGATGCACCGGCAGTTGCGGTCATCAAGCACGCCAACCCCTGCGGCGTCGCAGTGGCCTCCGCCGATGCCGCGGACCCGATCGCCGACGCGCACGCCAAGGCGCACGCCACCGATCCGCTTTCGGCCTTCGGCGGCGTCATTGCCGCAAACCGCACCGTGACCGCGGGCATGGCCAACACGGTCAAGGACATCTTCACCGAGGTCGTCATCGCTCCGGCCTTCGAACCCGAAGCCGTGGAGATCCTCTCCAAGAAGAAGAACATCCGCTTGCTGGCACTGCCCGAGGGCTACGGCCGCTACCCGGCCGAAATCCGCCAGGTTTCCGGCGGCGTGCTGGTCCAGGTGTCCGACAAGGTCGACGCCGACGGTGACGACCCGGCGAACTGGACCCTTGCGGCCGGCGAGGCTGCCGACGAGGCCACCCTGGCCGATTTGGCCTTCGCCTGGACCGCTGTGCGTGCCGCGAAGTCCAACGCCATCCTGCTGGCCAACAACGGCGCCGCCGTGGGCATCGGCATGGGCCAGGTCAACCGCGTGGATTCCTGCAAGCTTGCGGTCGAGCGCGCCAACACCCTGGGCGTCACCGTCGAGTCCACCGTGGATGCTGCGGGCGGGGCCTCGGGCGCCGAGGGCGTCTCGGCACAGCGTGCCAAGGGCGCCGTTGCAGCCTCGGATGCGTTCTTCCCGTTCGCCGACGGCCTGCAGATCCTGCTGGACGCCGGTGTGCGCGCAGTGGTGCAGCCCGGCGGTTCGGTCCGTGATGAAGAGGTCATTGCTGCAGCAAACGCAGCGGGCATCACCATGTACTTCACCGGAGCACGCCACTTCTTCCACTAG
- a CDS encoding MDR family MFS transporter: MALSTEDTISPPAAPARQAPPTLPTKQLVGIIGSLALAAFLMILNETVLSVALPAIMVDLSVSAAAGQWLTTGFLLTMSVVIPTTGYLLQRFSSRSLFIFALSSFLVGTLLAVFAPSFAVLLVARIIQAIGTAIVLPLLMTTTLMLVPVHKRGAIMGLNSIVISVGPAIGPTVSGAIVNAFTWHYIFILMAPLAVVILVLGIIFIKLPSHARKIPLDVLSVVLSALAFGFLVYGISSLEHAADNLLVTVASFAIGLVSLALFIKRQVRLTRVGKELLNLTPFKTRTFTFSVVMIMIAMGTLLGTIVMVPIILESGAGFTTLSIGMMLLPGGLAQAVVAPIFGRIYDRFGPRPVLIPGAAMLALGQWMYVTVDSETALWMFMVNHIVFSIGLALLMTGLMSSALATVEPRLYGHGSAIFTTGQQLGGAIGTTIFVTVMSLLAGSKMEAGSDLAHALFSGAHVAFIVGAVLATVGLVISPFVKVDKQR; the protein is encoded by the coding sequence ATGGCTCTGTCCACAGAAGACACGATTTCCCCGCCTGCAGCTCCTGCGCGGCAGGCTCCGCCCACCCTGCCCACCAAGCAACTCGTCGGCATCATCGGCTCCCTCGCGCTCGCCGCGTTCCTGATGATCCTGAACGAAACGGTGCTCAGCGTCGCCCTCCCGGCGATCATGGTGGACCTTTCCGTGTCGGCAGCCGCCGGCCAGTGGCTGACCACCGGTTTCCTGCTGACAATGTCCGTGGTCATCCCGACCACAGGCTATCTGTTGCAGCGCTTCAGCTCCCGGAGCCTATTCATTTTCGCGCTGTCCAGCTTTCTGGTCGGCACCTTGCTCGCGGTCTTCGCGCCAAGCTTCGCGGTGCTGTTGGTCGCCCGCATCATCCAGGCCATCGGCACCGCCATTGTGCTTCCGTTGCTGATGACCACCACCCTGATGCTGGTGCCCGTGCACAAGCGCGGCGCCATCATGGGCCTGAACTCGATCGTCATCTCCGTCGGTCCCGCCATTGGACCGACGGTTTCCGGCGCAATCGTCAACGCCTTCACCTGGCACTACATCTTCATCCTGATGGCACCGCTGGCTGTGGTCATCCTGGTACTGGGGATCATCTTCATCAAGCTCCCGTCCCACGCCCGCAAGATTCCGCTCGATGTCCTTTCGGTCGTGCTTTCCGCGCTTGCCTTCGGCTTCCTGGTCTACGGCATCTCCAGCCTTGAGCACGCCGCCGACAACCTGCTCGTCACCGTCGCTTCCTTCGCCATCGGACTGGTCTCCCTGGCTTTGTTCATCAAGCGCCAGGTTCGGCTGACCCGCGTCGGCAAGGAGCTGCTGAACCTCACTCCCTTCAAGACCCGGACCTTCACCTTCTCGGTGGTGATGATCATGATCGCGATGGGCACCCTGCTGGGCACCATCGTGATGGTCCCGATCATCCTTGAATCCGGTGCCGGCTTCACCACCCTGTCCATCGGCATGATGCTGCTCCCCGGCGGTCTGGCCCAGGCGGTCGTTGCACCGATCTTCGGGCGCATCTACGACCGTTTCGGTCCCCGCCCGGTCCTCATTCCGGGAGCCGCCATGCTGGCGCTGGGCCAGTGGATGTACGTCACCGTGGATTCCGAGACCGCGCTGTGGATGTTCATGGTCAACCACATCGTCTTCTCCATCGGCCTGGCCCTGCTGATGACCGGTCTGATGTCATCGGCCCTGGCCACCGTTGAGCCTCGCCTCTACGGCCATGGCTCGGCCATTTTCACCACCGGCCAGCAGCTCGGCGGTGCCATCGGCACCACCATTTTCGTGACCGTCATGTCGCTGCTCGCCGGTTCCAAGATGGAAGCAGGTTCGGATCTGGCCCACGCGCTGTTCTCCGGCGCGCACGTTGCCTTCATCGTCGGCGCCGTCCTGGCCACCGTTGGCCTGGTGATCTCCCCCTTCGTCAAGGTGGACAAGCAGCGATAG